In a single window of the Arachis hypogaea cultivar Tifrunner chromosome 6, arahy.Tifrunner.gnm2.J5K5, whole genome shotgun sequence genome:
- the LOC112805487 gene encoding protein FAR1-RELATED SEQUENCE 5-like, with amino-acid sequence MENDGKESYKDGDQYEDLSVEYECSSDESDDMVDHLKRDNWQREHRAITRVNCRARIRFIRHYRTGKWKVSVFESEHNHPLCPAKYRHLITANRGLNEADKTQADSLRACGVKTCHIMGYMVSQKGGYDKVGFTSKYLHNHISKTRRGKVKDGDAFATLAYLLSKADSDLLFLGKFTLKDGRLDSLVWVDGANVVDYECFGDVLAFDTTYKKNVYNKPLVIFSGTNHHGQTTIFGCAMLLDERSETFKWALKKFLEIMSEKPPGGVVTDGDHATREAILEVFPRIPHRLCARHLHRNAVQNIKNKHFWDDFNILLYGQCTVQIFEERWSEIISKYGLAENEWVQGIYNDKMKWATTYLREHFFGRIRATSQCEEIHSLLKNYVDSKTSLLEFMHKCSEVLRHYQNNHLTANFETFYKFSVLTTCLESFEKQAAELYTRNIFKLVKDEIEAAGALNVTECPNSGDIVEYNTSEYFNQQWQFKVAYNKDNDLFACECRLFETRGLPCSHIFGVLKYHNTKCVPSSLILKRWTRDAKIDFICSIGEQDSADDIVPTLRCGAMASIC; translated from the exons atggagaatgatggcaaAGAGTCGTATAAGGATGGTGATCAATATGAGGATTTAAGTGTTGAGTATGAGTGCAGTTCCGATGAAAGTGATGATATGGTGGAT CACCTTAAAAGGGACAATTGGCAAAGGGAGCATAGGGCAATTACTCGTGTCAACTGCAGGGCAAGGATTCGGTTCATTCGTCACTATAGAACAGGTAAGTGGAAAGTCAGTGTCTTTGAGAGTGAACACAATCATCCACTGTGTCCAGCTAAGTACAGACATCTTATTACCGCGAATCGTGGGCTTAATGAAGCCGATAAAACACAAGCAGACAGCTTGCGAGCATGTGGTGTTAAAACTTGCCACATAATGGGTTACATGGTTTCCCAAAAAGGTGGATACGATAAAGTGGGTTTTACTAGCAAGTACTTACATAACCACATTAGTAAGACTAGGCGTGGTAAAGTGAAAGACGGTGATGCATTTGCTACGTTGGCCTATCTGTTGTCCAAGGCAGACAGTGACCTATTATTTCTAGGAAAGTTCACCTTAAAGGATGGTAGGTTGGATAGTTTGGTGTGGGTTGATGGAGCAAACGTTGTTGATTACGAATGTTTTGGCGATGTACTCGCTTTTGACACCACTTACAAGAAAAATGTCTACAACAAGCCCTTAGTCATATTTTCAGGGACAAACCACCATGGCCAAACAACTATCTTTGGATGCGCCATGCTCTTAGATGAAAGGTCCGAAACTTTCAAGTGGGCATTGAAGAAATTTTTGGAAATCATGTCAGAAAAACCACCCGGAGGCGTTGTGACAGACGGAGACCATGCTACGAGAGAGGCTATCTTAGAAGTATTTCCTCGTATACCACACCGCCTTTGTGCACGGCATCTGCATCGTAATGCGGTACAGAATATAAAAAACAAGCATTTTTGGGacgattttaatatattattgtaTGGACAGTGTACCGTACAAATATTTGAAGAGAGATGGAGCGAGATCATATCCAAATACGGACTTGCCGAGAATGAATGGGTCCAGGGCATTTATAATGACAAAATGAAGTGGGCTACCACATATTTGAGGGAGCACTTCTTTGGCCGCATAAGAGCTACATCACAGTGTGAGGAAATTCATTCATTATTGAAGAACTATGTTGACAGTAAAACCAGTCTCCTTGAATTCATGCATAAATGTAGTGAAGTACTAAGGCATTACCAAAACAACCATCTTACTGCTAACTTTGAAACCTTTTATAAGTTTTCTGTTTTGACTACGTGCTTGGAAAGTTTTGAaaaacaagctgctgaacttTATACTAGAAATATTTTCAAACTTGTGAAAGATGAGATAGAAGCAGCAGGTGCCTTAAATGTGACTGAATGCCCAAACAGTGGAGACATTGTTGAGTATAACACGAGTGAGTATTTTAATCAGCAATGGCAATTTAAAGTAGCTTACAATAAAGACAATGACCTGTTTGCGTGTGAGTGCAGGCTATTTGAGACTCGTGGATTACCGTGCTCCCACATCTTTGGGGTTTTGAAGTATCACAATACAAAATGCGTCCCTTCATCTCTTATCCTGAAAAGATGGACAAGAGATGCAAAGATTGATTTTATATGCTCAATTGGCGAGCAAGACTCCGCTGATGATATAGTGCCCACACTTAGATGCGGTGCAATGGCATCAATTTGTTAG